One window from the genome of Acinetobacter sp. ANC 7912 encodes:
- a CDS encoding LysR family transcriptional regulator produces MNLAAFEAFVKVMETGSISLAADQLFITQPAVTKRIHSLEEYFGVKLFESAGRGVQATHAAHSLLPKVKNWLNELGDIHHTLSHEQGQIQGKLKIGTSHHIGLHHLPSYLRQYVQQYPDVTLDVHFVDSEQAHEQVIAGDLELAFLTLPPHGDERLNYVTIWNDPLVFVVAPFHPLAQQKNLKLEDLVNYPSLLPSAQTYTTQITMAEFEKQGIKPKTTMSNNPLESIRMLVSIGLGWSVLPKTLVNHDLQELDLHLEMNRQLGMVWHPGRTQSKAAQALVELMQQPKF; encoded by the coding sequence ATGAATCTCGCAGCCTTTGAAGCCTTTGTAAAAGTCATGGAAACAGGATCAATTTCTCTGGCGGCAGATCAGCTTTTTATTACCCAGCCAGCAGTGACCAAGCGCATCCATAGTCTTGAAGAATATTTCGGGGTCAAGCTGTTTGAATCCGCAGGCCGTGGTGTGCAGGCGACTCATGCAGCCCATTCACTGTTGCCTAAAGTAAAAAACTGGCTGAATGAACTGGGCGATATCCACCACACCTTGAGTCATGAACAGGGCCAGATTCAGGGCAAACTGAAAATTGGTACCAGTCACCATATTGGCTTGCATCATCTTCCTTCTTATTTACGTCAGTACGTGCAGCAATATCCGGATGTCACTTTAGATGTACACTTTGTGGATTCCGAACAGGCGCATGAACAGGTGATTGCTGGCGATCTGGAACTTGCTTTCTTAACCCTTCCACCGCATGGCGATGAACGCCTGAATTATGTCACCATCTGGAATGATCCGCTGGTGTTTGTGGTTGCGCCCTTCCATCCGCTGGCGCAGCAAAAAAATTTAAAACTCGAAGATCTGGTGAATTATCCAAGCTTGTTACCATCGGCGCAGACTTATACCACCCAGATCACTATGGCCGAATTTGAGAAACAGGGCATCAAGCCAAAAACCACCATGAGCAACAATCCGCTGGAATCTATTCGTATGCTGGTATCGATTGGCTTGGGCTGGTCAGTACTGCCAAAAACACTAGTCAATCACGACTTGCAGGAACTGGACCTGCATCTGGAAATGAACCGTCAGCTCGGCATGGTGTGGCATCCAGGCCGTACGCAATCTAAAGCGGCACAGGCACTGGTTGAATTGATGCAACAACCTAAATTCTAA
- the leuC gene encoding 3-isopropylmalate dehydratase large subunit, whose protein sequence is MAGETQTPKTLYDKLWDDHLVKQRDDGSSLLYIDRHLLHEVTSPQAFEGLQLAGRKPWRLSANVATPDHNVPTSKKEREQGVAGIEDDTSRIQVQTLDDNCKTFDVVQFDINDVRQGIAHVVGPEQGLTLPGMTVVCGDSHTATHGAFGCLAHGIGTSEVEHVLATQCLVQKKMKNMLVRVDGKLGKGVTPKDVVLAIIGKIGTAGGTGHAIEFGGQVFRDMSIEGRMTVCNMAIEAGARVGMVAVDEKTIEYVKGRPYAPKGEQWDQAVAYWNTLHSDEGAHFDTVVVLQGEEIEPQVSWGTSPEMVIPVSQAVPTLEQAKDDVQRKDWTRAYQYMGLEAGQSLADIKLDRVFIGSCTNSRIEDIRAAAEVAKGKKVAPSIKQAMVVPGSGLVKAQAEAEGLDKILIEAGFEWREPGCSMCLAMNADKLQPGEHCASTSNRNFEGRQGNGGRTHLVSPAMAAAAAIAGHFVDVRSF, encoded by the coding sequence ATGGCAGGCGAGACCCAAACACCAAAAACATTATACGATAAGTTATGGGATGACCATTTAGTGAAACAACGTGATGATGGTTCATCATTGTTGTATATCGACCGTCATTTATTACATGAAGTTACCTCTCCACAGGCATTTGAAGGTTTGCAACTGGCTGGCCGTAAACCATGGCGTTTAAGCGCAAACGTGGCAACCCCAGACCATAACGTTCCAACCTCTAAAAAAGAGCGTGAACAGGGCGTTGCCGGTATCGAAGATGATACTTCACGTATCCAGGTACAAACTTTGGATGACAACTGTAAAACCTTTGATGTGGTGCAGTTTGACATCAATGACGTACGTCAAGGTATTGCGCACGTGGTTGGCCCAGAGCAAGGTTTGACTTTGCCAGGTATGACTGTGGTATGTGGTGACTCACATACCGCAACTCACGGTGCATTTGGCTGTTTGGCACACGGGATTGGTACTTCTGAAGTAGAACACGTGTTAGCGACACAGTGTTTGGTTCAGAAGAAAATGAAAAACATGCTGGTTCGCGTCGATGGCAAGTTAGGCAAAGGTGTCACTCCGAAAGACGTAGTATTGGCAATCATCGGTAAAATCGGTACTGCAGGCGGTACAGGTCACGCGATTGAATTTGGCGGCCAGGTGTTTCGTGATATGTCCATCGAAGGCCGTATGACGGTGTGTAATATGGCGATTGAAGCTGGTGCTCGTGTCGGTATGGTGGCTGTTGATGAAAAAACGATTGAATACGTGAAAGGCCGTCCATATGCACCGAAAGGTGAGCAATGGGATCAGGCAGTCGCGTATTGGAATACTTTGCATTCTGACGAAGGTGCGCACTTTGATACCGTTGTGGTATTGCAAGGCGAAGAGATCGAGCCACAAGTGTCTTGGGGTACTTCTCCAGAGATGGTGATTCCGGTATCTCAAGCAGTTCCTACTTTGGAACAGGCGAAAGATGACGTACAGCGTAAAGACTGGACTCGTGCTTATCAGTACATGGGCTTAGAAGCGGGACAATCTTTGGCGGACATCAAGTTAGACCGCGTATTTATCGGTTCCTGTACCAACTCACGTATTGAAGATATTCGTGCCGCAGCTGAAGTTGCCAAAGGCAAAAAAGTGGCTCCAAGTATCAAACAGGCGATGGTGGTTCCAGGCTCTGGTTTGGTCAAAGCGCAAGCAGAAGCAGAAGGTCTGGACAAGATCCTGATCGAAGCGGGCTTTGAATGGCGCGAACCAGGTTGCTCTATGTGCTTGGCAATGAATGCTGACAAATTGCAGCCAGGTGAACACTGTGCTTCAACTTCGAACCGCAACTTCGAAGGTCGTCAGGGTAATGGCGGTCGTACTCACTTGGTCAGCCCAGCAATGGCAGCGGCAGCAGCGATAGCCGGTCACTTCGTTGACGTACGTTCATTCTAA
- a CDS encoding DUF2061 domain-containing protein produces the protein MAHVQKFVVDNQRMFKKTLSYYIMHISVAMIVGYLVTRSLAMAAALSLLEPTVQAVAFFFHEKIWEGKAEQDNNEEITA, from the coding sequence ATGGCACATGTTCAGAAATTCGTTGTTGATAACCAGCGCATGTTCAAGAAAACCTTGAGCTACTACATTATGCACATTAGCGTTGCCATGATTGTGGGCTATTTGGTGACTAGAAGCCTTGCAATGGCAGCAGCATTAAGCCTGCTTGAACCCACTGTACAGGCTGTGGCTTTCTTCTTCCACGAAAAAATCTGGGAAGGCAAAGCTGAACAGGACAATAACGAGGAAATCACCGCTTAA
- a CDS encoding DUF2789 family protein codes for MNKVRPRMTHLFEQLGLDASEQGIAKFIEEHQLHKDFNLMDAPYWSDAQRQFLAEKIASDGEWAIVVDQLNESLHEDATRDAQASL; via the coding sequence ATGAATAAAGTAAGACCACGTATGACGCATTTGTTCGAACAGTTGGGTTTAGATGCCAGCGAACAGGGTATTGCCAAATTTATTGAAGAGCATCAGCTGCATAAGGACTTTAACTTGATGGATGCGCCGTACTGGAGTGATGCACAGCGTCAGTTCCTTGCGGAAAAAATAGCGTCAGATGGCGAATGGGCCATCGTGGTAGATCAGCTGAATGAATCCCTGCATGAGGATGCAACCCGAGATGCGCAAGCTTCTCTTTAA